A segment of the Panacibacter ginsenosidivorans genome:
AGTATTGGATTTTCTTCCTGCTCTGTGCGGTATTTTTCCAATAACTGTATAAGGCCGAACGCAACTTTTTTTCTTAATGAATTATAAGCAAGGTTTAGCAGGCTTTCTTCTTTCTCGGCTATATTCTGTGTAATGATCTTTATAAATGTTTGTGCTATCTGCATATCGCCTGATATGAGTTGAAGAAAATCTTCACGTGGTATAAGCATTAACTGTGCATCTTCCAGTATTTGCGCTTCTTCTTTATAGCTTGTATTTTCCATTACAGGTGTGTAGCCAAAGAAATCTCCCGGCCCGTATATGCCCGTGATAAATTCTTTTCCATCATCATTGCACCTTGCTGTTTTTACCTTGCCTGATATAATATGGTACACAGCACGGGGGCGCTGCCCTTCTTTATAAAGTGAGTATTTTTTACTGTAAGCGTTTACTTCGCGTTCATCTGATACAAGTTTAACCTTACCGGTTTTCTGAACATCTGCAAGAAAATCATTTACTGCTCCCGGGCCTTCATAACGGTTTTTTACCAATGAAGCCTTTTTTAGTCTTGCTTCTATTGCATTTAATAATTCAATGCCATCAAATGGCTTTGTTATATAATCATCGGCGCCCATTTCCATACCTTTTCGCAGATCTGTTTTTTCTGATTTTGCTGTTAAGAAAATAAAAGGAATGGCAGATGTCTCTTTGTGCTTACTTAACAGGTGAAGCACGCCATAGCCATCCAGCACCGGCATCATAATATCGCATACGATGAGGTCTGGTAATTCTTTCAAAGCAATTTCTACGCCCTGTTTTCCATTCTCCGCAGTAAGGACTTTATAATTGGAAAGTGCCACGATCTCTGCGGTATTTTCCCTTACTTCCATGTTGTCTTCTATGATCAGAATTGTTTTCATGCCTTCAGTTGAAAATTAATTTTGTGGAATATAAATGGTGAATACTGAACCTTCTTCAAGTTTGCTTTTAATTTCAATTCTTCCATTCATCAGCTCAAGATATTTGGCTACTATATGCAATCCAAGCCCTGTGCCCTGTATGTTTGCTGCATTTTTTGCCCTGAAGAAACGTTCAAACAAATGCTCCTGGTCTTCCTGTGAAATACCAATGCCATTATCCCTGATGGCAATAATAAGATCCACATCTGATAGATCGCAGGAGATATTAATGCTTGAGTGTTCCTGTGTAAATTTAATTGCATTTGATACCAGGTTGATGAGAATATTTTTTAAAAGCTGCTTGTCAACCAATACATCGTTATAAATAGAATCGTTAAGCTGAATGTGCTGGCCGGTTTTTAGCATACCATCCATTTCCTGTATTACGTTCCGGATTATTTCAATTACGGTTACAGCCTCTGTTTTTTCCATCTGCACTTTTACCCTGCCTTCTTCGAGTTTACCCAGCGAAAGAAAATCTTCCAGAATACTTTTCATACCGCCTACTGCAGCTTTGATGCGAAGTATATGTTTGTTTATTTTTTCATCGGGTAGTTGTTCGGTATATTTTTCAAGCAGGTAAGCCGAGGAAAGAATAGTACTTAAAGGAGTTCTGAACTCATGAGAAGCCATGGTTACAAATCTTGATTTCAATTCGCTCAACTCTTTTTCATTTTCATAAGCTTCGCTAAGTTCTTCTTTTGATTTTTCAAGCTCTACCAATGCTTCCCGCAGCATTTTTGTGCGATCGTCTATTTTTTGTTCCAGTTCGCTATTCATTTCCCTGATCTCTGTAGTTACTCTTTCCAGCTCTTTCTTTTGATCCAATACAAGACTTTCCTGCTTCTTGCGAACGGTTATATCAATTACAAAAGCAATTACAAAAGTTTCGTTCCCTATTTTGTAATGACTAAGACTTACTTCCACGGGGAAAGTACCGCCATTCTTATTGGTTGCATAAAGATCCCTGCCATGGCCCATTACTCTTGGCTCAGGATGTTCATAATACTGGTGGCGATAATTTACATGCCGCGAATGTATTGCCTGTGGTAAGAGTACTTCAACTCTTTTCCCTACTATCTCTTCTTTCGTGTAGCCAAACTGGTTCTCTGCAAACTTATTAAAGTTAAGAATCTCACCGTTATGGTTCGTTACAACAATACCAATGGAAGCAAAATTAAAAAGTGCTTCCAGCTGCTGACTGCCGTCAACAGAAATTGAAACAATTTGCTTGTCGTTATTATCCTTCATACTGATTCATTCCCTTGTTATTTACAAATATAATTTACAGGGAAATTACAGCATAAACGGCAGAATAATTCATGTGAGTTTATGAAGCAGGGAACTATGTTTTATTTATCTGTTGTATCGGGCTGTTTTCGTGTAATATCTTCAATTGCATAACTGTGGCTATACTTATAGCTCTTTGCTTGGCAAGCTCAGCTTTGTCGCCTTCGAAAAGCCGGTCAACGGTAGATGTAAATAATTTTATCCACTGCTCAAAATGATCTGTAGTAAAATGCACTATGCTATGCATCTTAACATGCGCCGTCATTGGGTTGCCATTATAAGAGCCGGTAAAAAATATTACATTCTCCCAGAAATTATACATCACCGGTAAATGTTTTTCCCAATTTACTTTAGCAATATCATTAAATATATAGCCAATGGTTTTATCTGCTTTCACTTTATCATAAAAGCTGTTTATCAAAAGTTTTATATCCTCAATATTTTCAATGT
Coding sequences within it:
- a CDS encoding response regulator, with the translated sequence MKTILIIEDNMEVRENTAEIVALSNYKVLTAENGKQGVEIALKELPDLIVCDIMMPVLDGYGVLHLLSKHKETSAIPFIFLTAKSEKTDLRKGMEMGADDYITKPFDGIELLNAIEARLKKASLVKNRYEGPGAVNDFLADVQKTGKVKLVSDEREVNAYSKKYSLYKEGQRPRAVYHIISGKVKTARCNDDGKEFITGIYGPGDFFGYTPVMENTSYKEEAQILEDAQLMLIPREDFLQLISGDMQIAQTFIKIITQNIAEKEESLLNLAYNSLRKKVAFGLIQLLEKYRTEQEENPILNLSREHMAQSVGIATESLIRTLGDFKDEKLIDIQHGKVIITDEKKLRNLPY
- a CDS encoding PAS domain-containing sensor histidine kinase — translated: MKDNNDKQIVSISVDGSQQLEALFNFASIGIVVTNHNGEILNFNKFAENQFGYTKEEIVGKRVEVLLPQAIHSRHVNYRHQYYEHPEPRVMGHGRDLYATNKNGGTFPVEVSLSHYKIGNETFVIAFVIDITVRKKQESLVLDQKKELERVTTEIREMNSELEQKIDDRTKMLREALVELEKSKEELSEAYENEKELSELKSRFVTMASHEFRTPLSTILSSAYLLEKYTEQLPDEKINKHILRIKAAVGGMKSILEDFLSLGKLEEGRVKVQMEKTEAVTVIEIIRNVIQEMDGMLKTGQHIQLNDSIYNDVLVDKQLLKNILINLVSNAIKFTQEHSSINISCDLSDVDLIIAIRDNGIGISQEDQEHLFERFFRAKNAANIQGTGLGLHIVAKYLELMNGRIEIKSKLEEGSVFTIYIPQN
- a CDS encoding group III truncated hemoglobin, producing the protein MKKDIENIEDIKLLINSFYDKVKADKTIGYIFNDIAKVNWEKHLPVMYNFWENVIFFTGSYNGNPMTAHVKMHSIVHFTTDHFEQWIKLFTSTVDRLFEGDKAELAKQRAISIATVMQLKILHENSPIQQINKT